Below is a genomic region from Mycobacteriales bacterium.
GCGCTCAACGTCGCCCGCATGGAGCTGCTCGGGGCGACCGTCGTGCCGGTCACCAGCGGTTCGCGGACCCTCAAGGACGCGATGAACGAGGCGTTCCGCGACTGGGTCACCAACGTGGAGACGACCCACTACCTGATCGGGTCGGTGGGCGGACCGCATCCGTTCCCGATGATCGTGCGGGACTTCCAGCGGGTCATCGGCGCCGAGGCGCGTCAGCAGGTGCTCGACCAGGTCGGGCGGCTGCCCGACGCCGTCTGCGCCTGTGTCGGCGGCGGATCCAACGCGATCGGCATCTTCTACGACTTCCTGGGCGACGAGTCGGTCCGGCTGTTCGGCTTCGAGGCCGGCGGCGAAGGAGTGGAGAGCAACCGGCACGCGGCCGCCCTGACCGGGGGATCGCCGGGCGTCCTGCACGGTGCCGCGTCCTACCTGCTGCAGGACGAGGACGGGCAGACGATCGAGAGCCACTCCATCTCGGCCGGCCTGGACTACCCCGGCGTCGGCCCCGAGCACGCCTTCCTGCACGACAGCGGCCGGGTCGACTACCGCCCCGTCACCGACGCGGCGGCGATGGACGCGTTCCGGCTGCTCTGCCGCACCGAGGGGATCATCCCGGCGATCGAGTCGGCGCATGCCCTCGCCGG
It encodes:
- the trpB gene encoding tryptophan synthase subunit beta, whose amino-acid sequence is MTDRATVVPDLSGHFGPYGGRFVPEALIAALDELGAAYEAAQADPEFTGRLSHLLRTYAGRPSLLTEARRFAEHAGGGTVLLKREDLNHTGAHKINNVLGQALLTQRMGKPRVIAETGAGQHGVATATACALLDLECVVYMGEEDTRRQALNVARMELLGATVVPVTSGSRTLKDAMNEAFRDWVTNVETTHYLIGSVGGPHPFPMIVRDFQRVIGAEARQQVLDQVGRLPDAVCACVGGGSNAIGIFYDFLGDESVRLFGFEAGGEGVESNRHAAALTGGSPGVLHGAASYLLQDEDGQTIESHSISAGLDYPGVGPEHAFLHDSGRVDYRPVTDAAAMDAFRLLCRTEGIIPAIESAHALAGALEVGRDLGPEGLVIVNLSGRGDKDVDTAARWFGLLDA